In Flavobacterium piscisymbiosum, the sequence ATTTGAATTTATCATTGAATTCATCTTTAAGGAGCTCTGGTTTTGCGCTGTTTAAAGTTAATTCGAAGTTGTTAAGGTCTAATGTCGACAATCCTTTGATTAATTCATAATTAAAAGTTCCTAAACCGGATGCTCTGTTGTTTATATTATGCGTTTCAAGGAAAATACTTTTTTGTGACATTTGTTCTTTTTTTTACGAAAATACAATAATAATTTGAAGTGTTAAATCGTATATGTACTTTTGTCCCTTATAAAAAGCTACTGATGAATTTTAAAGTAAATCCTCTTTTCGAAAACAATACTCCTTTACTACTTGATACAATTAAAAAGTTTAATTCTTCAGGCGAACTGTTTGGGAATGGAGATCGCAATAAAATAAAGTTGTTTGATTTAGGCGGAAAAAAGATTAATATTAAATCGTTTAAAATTCCGAATATAGTAAACAAAATAGCGTATCGTTATTTTAGAAAATCAAAAGCAAAGCGTTCTTTTCAATATGCTACCATTTTATTAGAGAAAGGAATTGGAACTCCGCAGCCAATCGCATTTCTTGAAAATTTTAATATTGTAGGCTTAAAAGACAGTTATTATGCGAGTGAACATTTGGTAACTGAATTAACTTATAGAGAATTGGTTGAAATTCCGGATTACCCCGATAACGATACGATTTTAAGACAGTTTACAAAATTCACTTTCGGCCTTCATGAAAAAGGGGTAGAGTTTTTAGATCATTCTCCGGGAAATACATTGATCAAGAAGAACGAAAACAATATATATAGTTTCTTTTTAGTTGATCTAAACCGAATGAATTTTCACGAAAACATGAGTTTTGAGCAACGTATGAATAACTTTAGCCGCTTAACACCTAAAAAAGAAATGATTGCCATAATGAGTAATGAATATTCTAAGTTCTATAAAGAAAAAACAGAAGATGAAATTTTCGAAAAAATGTGGCAGGCAACTGCTCATTTTCAGGAAGAATTTGCCAGAAAGAAAAGATTGAAAAAGAAACTTAAGTTTTGGAAATCGTAATTTTCGATCTTAGTTTTTTAAGCTCCTGAAAACGTACTGCAACGCTTAAAGCATTTAAGTAACAAATAATAATCCCTTTTTTTCCGTCTAAAATTCCTAAGCGAATGATATATTGATTTAGAAATTGATAAACTGGGCGTATATAAAAATGGAAAAATTGGGGTTTTGTCTTTTTCACTAATTCTTCCTGCGCTTTTAATTGTCCGTAAAGAATCATTTTTTGCTTATAATCCTCATAATCGGAGTACGAATAATGGATTAATTTATTCTTTAATTTTCCGATTGCTCCGTTTACGATTAATTTTTCATGTACAATTTTTTCATGATTGTAATATGCTTCTTCTTTTTTGAAGAGTCGGATGATTTTATCTGTTTGCCAGCCGCTAAAACGCAATTTTTGATTCTGGAACATAAAAGTTCTGTATATAAAATACGCCGAAACACTATTTTGCTCGTTAATAATAGTGCTGATTTCCTTTTCAAGTTCAGTTGTCAGTCTTTCATCGGCATCAATAAAAAGAATCCATGAATTTGTAGCTAAACTTAACGCATAGTTGCGTTGAGAGGCAAAATTATCAAAAATACGTTGAGCAACTTTTACATTTTTAAAGGAAGAAGCTATTTCAAAAGTAACATCTGAACTAAAAGAATCCACAACAATTATTTCATCGGCGAAAGCCAAATGATCAAGAAGAGCTTTTATATTGTGCTCCTCATTATAAGTAATAACTAATGCTGTTAAAGCTTGTTTATTAGACAAAGTCATTAGATCGAATTGCTTAAATTTTGATTTAAAAACGATTCGATTTGAGTTGTAAAATATTCAGGTTTAAATTCTTTATACAATGACAAAGACTCTTTTTTGAGCATTTTTTCTGTCTTCTGATCAAATAAATCGGCACGATAATCTTTTAAATGTACAGAAAGATGATGAATTCCGTCTTCAAAAGTTGCCCAGATTCTTTTTTCTATCCAAGGAGAGAAAATAATAAATGATGGTTTGTTGAGTGCTTTTGCCATATTTATGGCACCACCGTCATTTCCTATAATGAGATCGCATTGATTCATAATAGCAATAAACGAACGAAGATCATCGCCCAGTAAATCAAAATATATTTTTTCCTGAGTTGAAGGTTTGCATGCATTAAAAACGGTTTTGGCATCTTCTAATTGCTTTGGGAAGTAATTAAAAAGAATATTTACATTGGCGTTATCCGCAACATAATCAACCACTTTAGACATGAATTCTAGAGGATATGTTTTTAATTTTTCGCTTCCTAAAAGACTAATCATGACTATTTTTCGGTCTTTTTGAACGTTATGTTTTTCAAAAAGAGCAATTGCTTCCTGATTTTCCTTTTCAGAAACAAACAATTTAGGAATTGGATCAATTTGTATTGTTAAATCAAGAGGTTCTAATAGCGAGAGACGTCTTTCTATTGCCAAACCTAGATTGGTTTTAGGAAGAGCTTCAAACGGAACATTATCAGTATATAAAAAGTTTCTTCCTGGTTTTTTGTATGAGATTTTTTGTTTGGCATTACTTAATAATACCAAAATCCAGCTTTCTAATTTTGAATAAGCATCAATAAGTAAGTCGTACTTTTCTTTTCGAATCCGAATTCCAAGGTTCAGTAGTTCTTTTTTGCTTTTTCGATGTTTTTCTTCAAACAAAATGATGTTATCTATATTTGAATTCCCTTCTAAAACAGGAGTTGTAGAAGTGTAAACTAAATAATCTATTTGAGCATTTGGATAAGCAGCACGCAAATTATTGCATATTATACTGCTAATCAAAACATCACCAATCATTTTTTGTTGAATTACAAGTATCTTCATATAGAAAGCTTAATCTTATTAAGAGTCTACAAATTGAAGCAAAAAAAATCCAAATTCCAATTGATAAGATTGGAATTTGGATTTTAAAATATTACAATTTAAAATTTATACCGCAACGTCGTATTCGCGAAGTGCGTTATTTAATGAAGTTTTTAAATCTGTAGATGGTTTACGTGTACCAATAATCAAGGCACATGGTACTTGAAACTCACCAGCAGCGAATTTTTTAGTATAACTTCCAGGAATTACAACTGAACGTGCAGGAACAAAACCTTTCATTTCAACAGGCTCATCTCCGGTAACATCGATAATTTTTGTAGAAGCTGTCAAACAAACGTTAGCACCAAGAACAGCCTCTTTGCCTACGTGCACACCTTCGACAACAATACAACGAGAACCAATAAATGCACCATCTTCGATAATTACAGGAGCAGCTTGTAATGGCTCTAAAACTCCACCAATACCAACACCACCGCTTAAGTGAACATTTTTACCAATTTGAGCACAACTACCAACGGTTGCCCAAGTGTCAACCATAGTTCCTTCGTCAACATAAGCACCAATATTTACATAACTTGGCATCAAAATAACACCACTAGAAATATAAGCTCCGTAACGCGCAACAGCATTTGGTACTACACGAATTCCTTTTTCAGCATAACCTCTTTTTAGTAACATTTTGTCGTGGTATTCGAAAATACCAGATTCCCATGTTTCCATTTTTTGAATTGGGAAATACATCACAACAGCTTTCTTCACCCATTCGTTTACTTGCCATTTGTCTCCAACTGGTTCAGCACAACGTAATTTTCCTGCATCTACCAATTCTATAACTTCTCTGATAGCATCAGTTGTAGTAGTTTCTTGTAATAAAGCTCTGTTTTCCCAAGCTTGTTCGATTATAGTCTGTAAAGAATTCATAAGTTTTAATTTTTGGCAAAGATAGCGTATTTGTGCAAATGCAAAAAGGTAAAAGCTTTTGAAAATGTTACAGATTTAACTTTTTGTTTTTAATTTGATAAATAAAATACAATTCTTATAAGTGATTTTTTCGATAAATGACGCCACTAAAAGTTTTTTTAATGTCAGAATATGACAAAAGTCAGGTTTTGACTTTTTTGTTCTAAGTAATTTCGCACCATGAATTTCTCGAAAAAGATAAGAGAAATTAAAATACCATTCCAAAACAAATTATATAAGCAGCAAGACATGAATCAGGAAAATCAACTTCAGGGACAAAGAACTATTATTGATAAAGAAGTCTCTTGGGACAAAACTCAGGTGATTATGAGTAAAACAAATGCCTTTGGTATTATTGAATATGCCAATGAGACTTTTGTTGATGTTTGTGGTTATGAGGATTATGAATTAATGGGGCAACCGCACAATATCATTCGCCACCCGGATATGCCGCGAGTAATCTTTAAAGTACTTTGGGAAAACCTTAAAAACGGAAAAAACTTTCACGCTATTGTAAAAAATCTGGCCAAATCAGGAAGGTTCTATTGGGTTATTACGGATTTTGAAATTTCGAGAGATGAGAACGATGTTATTGTGAATTATTTTGGAAGACGCCAGGCCGTACCACAAGAAGTTATTGCATTGCATATTGAGCCTCTTTATAAAAAACTTTTGCAGATTGAAGCAGCAAGCGGAATGGAATTTAGTGAAAAATACCTGATTGGATTCTTAGAAGAAAAAAAGAAAAGTTATGTTGAATATATTAAGGACTTAATTTTTGAACACGAAAGAGGTCAGGCAAAATTTACTCAATATGAAGAACGAGTAATAGTAGAGGAGGAGGAAGAAGAGGAAGAAAGAGGTTTCTTCAGAAGATTATTTAATAGATAGTATTTGATTTTTTTAGGTTTGAATATTTGGAAAAAAAGTCCGTTTTGAGTTATCAAAACGGACTTTTTATTTACAGTGCTAGCTTATTATAAATAATTCTTTCGTTGAAAGATTGTATGTAAGCTTTTATAAATTTTTCGTATTCTTTAACTTTAGGTTTGTCCTTGTTAATTAAATTGTCTTCTAATAAAACGTCTTTTTTCCAGTTATAAAGACCGATGGTTTGGTTGTTTGCAAAGGCTAAATAATAGTCGTCTTTAATATAATGGTATGTTCCCTGAAGATAATACACCACAAAGTTATCTTTAGACTTATAACTTTTACCAAAGCTTATCATATCGGTTTTTATGTTTAGATAATCTAAGATACTTGGCATAATGTCTATCTGTTGAAAGTTCTTCTCATTAACACCTACCAATTCAGGATTTGAAGGATCAAAGAATAAAATTGGAATTCTAAATTTTCCAATATTGGTTTGATCAGTCTCTTTATCGCCTCCCGCGGAAGTATGATCAGAAGAAATTACAAAAAGAGTGTTGTTGTACCATTTTTGTTTTTTTGCAGTTTCAAAAAACTTTTTCAATGCATAATCGCTGTAAGCAATACTTTCCTGGATAACAGTTGTTCCTTTAGGGAATTTTCCTTTGTATTTCTCCGGTATAATATAAGGATTGTGAGAAGAAATGGTAAATAGCGAACTGAAAAAAGGCTGTTTAAATGAGGATAATTTCTCGGCGTAAAATTGTAGAAATTCTTCGTCAAAAATTCCCCATCGTCCGTCAAACGCTTCTTTACCTGTATATTCATCTTTTCCAAAATACTGATCAAAACCAGCTACTTTTGCATATTGGTCAAAGTTTTGACTTCCGTTGAAAGCGCCATGAAAAAAGGAAGTTTTATAACCTTCTTCTTTAAAAATTTTCGGAAGACCATTTATTTTGTTCAAAGAATAACTAGAGGTGATAAATGAATTATTCATTAAACTAGGAATGCTCGAAAGTATAGAAGGAACAGCATCGATAGATACTTTTCCGTTGGCAAAACCATTTTTAAAATAGTATGATTTTGTAATAAGAGAATCTAAAAAAGGAGTTTGTCCGCGTCCCACATTTTCATTTCCAAAACTTTCTAAAATCAAAATTACTACGTTTTTTTTGATAGCAGCTTTATTGGGGTGTAATGAAATAACAGGATTATATATTGCTTTTAATTCTTTTGTATTATAATAAGTAGTGTTTTCAATATCTTCTTTTTTTGCAATAGTTTTTAAAATAGTAAAAGGAGTATTCAGTACTAAAGCAGTGTTACTTAAGGCGCCGTATTTAATTCCGTCAACAATTTTTATAGGTTTTTTTTGCAGTCCTCCACGTCCCAGAATTAATAAAACTGCAACCGAAACGATAAGATAGCTAAATTTTAAAAAGTAGTCTTTTTTAGTTAAATCTTGTCTTGTAATGTTTTTATTCAAATCAGGAAGTAATTTCCAAAATAAGATGCTAATGGCAATAAAAATAAGCGCAATATACCAGAATTCTGCTAAAAATGAAGGTATTAATCCAATTGCTTCCTGCTCCATACCTTTTGCGGTAATCATGCCAAAAGTACTTCTTCTTGAAGTAAAGCGATAGTAGATAATGTCGATAAAATTAGTTGCTATAAAGATCAGATTTACAGCATAAAAAGTAATCTTAAGTATGCGTTGGTAAAGGTTGTTGTATTTGAAATTTCCCGGAATTAAATGAGCAACAAGAAAAATAATATTTAAATAACTGATAGCAGCCAAATCAAACAAAATTCCTCCTGTAAAAGTTTGAAGTGTAAAATCATCAAACAAATCCAAATTCATAAAATAAAATAGAGCTCTGCTTAACTGGTATATGATAACGATTAAAAAAAATCTTTTTAAAAATAGAGCAATACATTTTTTGTAGTTATTCATTTGAGATTTAATGTTTTTAAATTATTTTTACGCCTTCTTATTTGGTTTAAATACGTGGTATTTAATTGTTTAAAAGGATCCGCTAAATTTCTCGCAAAAGAACTTATTTTTTTTCAAATTATGAAATAATAAACAACATTTTTCTGATTAAAAAGATAATATGTTAATTTTGTATATAATATTGCAAATTAATAGCCTAATAGGTATATATTTATTAGAGATATAAACACAGAGATTATTTTTTAAGTTGTTAATTCCTTTTCTATCTTTGTTGAAAATTGAAAAATGCCAAGAATTCTCTCTATAGATTACGGACAAAAACGTACAGGAATTGCTGTTACTGACGAAATGCAAATTATAGCGTCAGGTTTAACTACAATTCCAACCAATACTTTGATCGATTTTTTGAAGGATTATTTTTTGAAAGAAAAAGTAGAAACCGTTTTAATTGGCGAACCCAAACAAATGAACGGTCAGCCATCAGAAAGTGCTGCTGTAATTAAAGGATTTGTTACTCATTTTTCTAATATTTTTCCGGATATGAAAGTGGTTCGTGTTGATGAACGTTTTACTTCGAAAATGGCATTTCAAACCATGATCGATAGCGGATTAAGCAAAAAACAGCGTCAAAACAAGGGGCTAATTGATGAAATCTCAGCTACGATAATGCTTCAGGATTATCTTTCATCAAATCGTTTCTAATTTTTACAGTTTTCCAATTTTCTAACGCTGCTTTTTTTAGTAAAAACATAACTTTTATCATGTGATTTTAGTTTTTTTTTGCAATTATAAAAAGTACCTTTGCACTTTAAAAACAAATTACTGTTATGCCTGACAATACAATACGTTCCAATAGTGAAGTAGTGCTTATTGGAGCTGGAATTATGAGCGCAACTCTTGGATTAATTTTAAAAGAGCTGCAACCCGATATAAAAATTGAAATTTATGAGCGTTTAGATGTCGCTGCTGCCGAAAGCTCTGATGCTTGGAATAACGCAGGAACAGGACATTCTGCTTTTTGTGAATTAAATTACACCCCAGAGAAGGCTGATGGAAGTATCGATCCTAAAAAAGCAATAAGTATAGCAGAATCTTTTGAGATTTCGCGTCAGTTTTGGTCTTATTTGGTACAAGAAAACAAAGTACCGTCTCCAGATAATTTTATTAAAAGTGTTCCTCATATGAGTTTTGTGTGGGGAGATAAAAATGTCGAATATCTTAAAAAGAGATTCGAAGCTTTACAAAGCAACCCTATTTTTTCTCAAATGGAATTTAGTACTGATTTTGAGAAACTAAAACAATGGATGCCACTTGTCATGGAAGGTAGAGAAGCTACTGAAAAATTAGCAGCAACCCACATGGAAATTGGTACCGATGTGAATTTTGGAGCTTTGACCAGAAGTATGTTTAATTATTTAGAAAAACTAGATGGTGTTTCTCTATATTTTAATCATGAAGTAAAAAAATTAAGACAACGCGAGGATAAATCATGGAGAATTAAAATCACTGATTTAACAACCGGTCAAACAAGAAAAGCATATACCAAATTTGTATTTATTGGTGCCGGTGGAGGTTCATTACCTTTATTAGAAAAAGCAAATGTTCCTGAAGGAAACGGTTACGGAGGTTTCCCTGTAAGCGGTCAATGGCTAAAATGTACCAATCCTGAAGTAATTGCTAAACATCAGGCAAAAGTATACGGTAAAGCAAGTGTAGGGGCGCCGCCAATGTCTGTTCCGCATATCGATACACGTGTTATTGATGGTGAGAAAGCATTGCTTTTTGGACCTTTCGCAGGATTTTCGACTCGTTTCTTAAAGAACGGATCTTATTTGGATTTACCATTATCAATAAAAGCAAATAATTTAATTCCGATGTTATCAGCGGGATTTCATAATATACCTTTAACGAGATATTTAATTGAGCAGGTTAGTCAGTCTCCAAAAGACAGAATGAAAGCTTTACGCGAATATTTACCAACAGCACGTTCTAAAGACTGGAAATTAGAGAAAGCTGGACAACGTGTTCAGGTAATTAAAAAAGATGAAAAAGAAGGTGGAGTTTTAGAATTTGGTACAGAGGTAATTAATACTCATGACGGAACATTAGCCGTATTACTAGGAGCTTCTCCCGGAGCATCTACTGCAGTTGCAATTATGGTGGATCTAATTAGCAGATGTTTTACTGATCAGTTGAAAACACCGGAATGGCAAGCGAAAATGAAAAGTATGATTCCTTCTTACGGACAGACATTAAATGATAAGCCAGAGCTTTTAAAAGAACTTAGAAAACATACTTCTGAAGTTTTAAAACTAAATAATTAAGCTCAATTTTTTATAGTATAAAACAACAAATCCAGATGAATTAATCTGGATTTGTTGCTTTAAATTCTTCTGTAATTTTCAAGATCTTTTCGGCCAGATTACTCATCCAGATCAATTGTTCAATGACCATTTGAGCTTCCTGCATTTTGGCCTGACGTGTTTCTTTGTCAAGTTCATCATCTTTAATCAAACGGGTAAAATTAACACGTTTGAGTTCTTCAAATTGCAAAGTCACATCTTCCTTATCAAAAAAAGTGTCTGTTAAAATCACTTCATTTCGTAAAATAGAAATCGAATGATCTAAGTTTGAAAGTATTGTTTTAATAATATAATTGAATGATTCTGAGGCTGATGTTGTCTGGTGTGACTGAATATAAGTCGATAATGATGCTAAAGCTGATAATATCGAATGATTTAAAACTACCAATTTATTAACTAACGGCAGCGTTTTTTGTTTCGATTTTGGCTCCTGCATCATACGCTGAAACGAGGTCATTAAATTGCCAATTTCAACAAAGGCATTTTTTCTTGCTAATCTGTATGAAGTTGGGATTTCGCCTTTTTTATTATAAAAATCTGCAATTTCTTTAAGGTAATTTCTATTGGCTCTAATCGAGTTTTCAATATGAATTGGTGTATTAATGAATTCCCAGGCCGGCCATAAAAACTGATTAGCCAAAAAGGCTAAAGTCGCTCCGGCTAATGTATCTAAAACACGAAACTGAATTACTTCGACAACATCAGGAGTTAAAATTCCGTAAATAAAAACCACATACATCGTAACAAAAGTGGCGCTTATTTTATAATTGATTTGTGTAAAAGAAATTCCTAAAAGCATACATATAATAGATAATATACTAAGTGCAACGTGATTTTGTATTACAGATACAATTCCAAAAGCCAATAAACCTCCAAGAATAGTACCGAAGATTCTGTTATAGGAACGTTCTTTTGTTAAGCCATAACCAGGACGCATGATCACGACAATGGTTAATAAAATCCAATAGACGTTCTGAAAGGCTAAAAATTGTCCAATTGTAAAGCCAATTAAAATGGTGATAGTTAATCGTACAGAATGCCTGAAAATAGAAGAAGAAAAACTTAAATTTTCGATTAAAGTACGCAACGGATAATATTGAGGAGTTAAGAATTTTTCTAACTCTTTATCTTTATCCTTTAATTTAAATGACTGCATGGCAAGTGAGAAAGCACGTTGGATAATTTTAATTTTCCCAACCTGATTCTTCGCATATTTCAGCATATTGGTCAGCATCAAAACGCCTTCTGCCGCTTCTTCCTTTCCTAAGGTTTTTTCGTAGTCAAAAATGGCAAATTCAAGCGCATCAAGTTCATTCTTCAAATCATTTTTATCAACGTATACACTAATATTATGTACGTTTTTAGAAAGTTTTTTTAATGTCGATGCGAGTTTATACGCTACATTTTGATAGGTTCTTAAAACATCAGGATGTTTGGCAAATTTTTCGTGAAGCTTGCTGTGATCGAATGATGTGTATAAGGCAAGTTCCTGAATCTCAACCAAAGTGATAAAAACGAGCAGCATTTTTCGGTTTTGACTTGTAGTTGCCGATGCGTTTTGATTGCCAATAAGCATTCTTCGCAAATCCTCATGAATTAAATTCAGATCGACTTGTGTGGCAAGTTGTTTTTCGATGATTTTCTGGCGATTGGCTTCAGGACTCCATAAATCACCTCTTAACTTTAAATATTTAGCGGTTAATTTTATGCCTTCGGCAATTTGTAATTCGACATATTTATAAGGTTGTACAAAATGAAAAACCAGTGAAACAATCAAATACAATATACCGCCAATAAATATAAAACCGGAATATTCAAAAGCTTCCCAACCTTCATGTAAATGTCCAAAGGATAGTGAAATAGATAATAAAGCCGAGAACGATACCAAGGTAGCGCGCTGCCCGTAAACAGAAATCATCGAACATAAAAAAAGCAACAATCCTAAAAAAGGATAAAATAAATAAGGATAGGGGTATGCCAGATTTACTAATAAATTGACACCCGAAACTATAAAAGAAGCTACAATAAGGCCTTTTATTTTATGTCCTAGAGAGCTTGGAACATCACTGGGATAAGTATAGAAAGCTCCTAAGGCAATTGTAAAGCCAATTTCGAAATGACCTAGAAAATTCAAAATTAAAACAGGAACAACAGAAGCAATAGTTACTTTAGAGGCGTTTAAAAAAGAAGTACTGTTAGTAAATTTCGAGATACGATCAAACATTATGGTAAGGTTTACCAACAAAAGTACGAATTGTACGAATTAATTTGGCATAATTATGGA encodes:
- a CDS encoding Kdo domain containing protein yields the protein MNFKVNPLFENNTPLLLDTIKKFNSSGELFGNGDRNKIKLFDLGGKKINIKSFKIPNIVNKIAYRYFRKSKAKRSFQYATILLEKGIGTPQPIAFLENFNIVGLKDSYYASEHLVTELTYRELVEIPDYPDNDTILRQFTKFTFGLHEKGVEFLDHSPGNTLIKKNENNIYSFFLVDLNRMNFHENMSFEQRMNNFSRLTPKKEMIAIMSNEYSKFYKEKTEDEIFEKMWQATAHFQEEFARKKRLKKKLKFWKS
- a CDS encoding glycosyltransferase family 2 protein, producing the protein MTLSNKQALTALVITYNEEHNIKALLDHLAFADEIIVVDSFSSDVTFEIASSFKNVKVAQRIFDNFASQRNYALSLATNSWILFIDADERLTTELEKEISTIINEQNSVSAYFIYRTFMFQNQKLRFSGWQTDKIIRLFKKEEAYYNHEKIVHEKLIVNGAIGKLKNKLIHYSYSDYEDYKQKMILYGQLKAQEELVKKTKPQFFHFYIRPVYQFLNQYIIRLGILDGKKGIIICYLNALSVAVRFQELKKLRSKITISKT
- a CDS encoding glycosyltransferase family 9 protein; this translates as MKILVIQQKMIGDVLISSIICNNLRAAYPNAQIDYLVYTSTTPVLEGNSNIDNIILFEEKHRKSKKELLNLGIRIRKEKYDLLIDAYSKLESWILVLLSNAKQKISYKKPGRNFLYTDNVPFEALPKTNLGLAIERRLSLLEPLDLTIQIDPIPKLFVSEKENQEAIALFEKHNVQKDRKIVMISLLGSEKLKTYPLEFMSKVVDYVADNANVNILFNYFPKQLEDAKTVFNACKPSTQEKIYFDLLGDDLRSFIAIMNQCDLIIGNDGGAINMAKALNKPSFIIFSPWIEKRIWATFEDGIHHLSVHLKDYRADLFDQKTEKMLKKESLSLYKEFKPEYFTTQIESFLNQNLSNSI
- a CDS encoding 2,3,4,5-tetrahydropyridine-2,6-dicarboxylate N-succinyltransferase, which gives rise to MNSLQTIIEQAWENRALLQETTTTDAIREVIELVDAGKLRCAEPVGDKWQVNEWVKKAVVMYFPIQKMETWESGIFEYHDKMLLKRGYAEKGIRVVPNAVARYGAYISSGVILMPSYVNIGAYVDEGTMVDTWATVGSCAQIGKNVHLSGGVGIGGVLEPLQAAPVIIEDGAFIGSRCIVVEGVHVGKEAVLGANVCLTASTKIIDVTGDEPVEMKGFVPARSVVIPGSYTKKFAAGEFQVPCALIIGTRKPSTDLKTSLNNALREYDVAV
- a CDS encoding PAS domain-containing protein; translated protein: MNQENQLQGQRTIIDKEVSWDKTQVIMSKTNAFGIIEYANETFVDVCGYEDYELMGQPHNIIRHPDMPRVIFKVLWENLKNGKNFHAIVKNLAKSGRFYWVITDFEISRDENDVIVNYFGRRQAVPQEVIALHIEPLYKKLLQIEAASGMEFSEKYLIGFLEEKKKSYVEYIKDLIFEHERGQAKFTQYEERVIVEEEEEEEERGFFRRLFNR
- a CDS encoding LTA synthase family protein; protein product: MNLDLFDDFTLQTFTGGILFDLAAISYLNIIFLVAHLIPGNFKYNNLYQRILKITFYAVNLIFIATNFIDIIYYRFTSRRSTFGMITAKGMEQEAIGLIPSFLAEFWYIALIFIAISILFWKLLPDLNKNITRQDLTKKDYFLKFSYLIVSVAVLLILGRGGLQKKPIKIVDGIKYGALSNTALVLNTPFTILKTIAKKEDIENTTYYNTKELKAIYNPVISLHPNKAAIKKNVVILILESFGNENVGRGQTPFLDSLITKSYYFKNGFANGKVSIDAVPSILSSIPSLMNNSFITSSYSLNKINGLPKIFKEEGYKTSFFHGAFNGSQNFDQYAKVAGFDQYFGKDEYTGKEAFDGRWGIFDEEFLQFYAEKLSSFKQPFFSSLFTISSHNPYIIPEKYKGKFPKGTTVIQESIAYSDYALKKFFETAKKQKWYNNTLFVISSDHTSAGGDKETDQTNIGKFRIPILFFDPSNPELVGVNEKNFQQIDIMPSILDYLNIKTDMISFGKSYKSKDNFVVYYLQGTYHYIKDDYYLAFANNQTIGLYNWKKDVLLEDNLINKDKPKVKEYEKFIKAYIQSFNERIIYNKLAL
- the ruvX gene encoding Holliday junction resolvase RuvX; the protein is MPRILSIDYGQKRTGIAVTDEMQIIASGLTTIPTNTLIDFLKDYFLKEKVETVLIGEPKQMNGQPSESAAVIKGFVTHFSNIFPDMKVVRVDERFTSKMAFQTMIDSGLSKKQRQNKGLIDEISATIMLQDYLSSNRF
- a CDS encoding malate:quinone oxidoreductase; the encoded protein is MPDNTIRSNSEVVLIGAGIMSATLGLILKELQPDIKIEIYERLDVAAAESSDAWNNAGTGHSAFCELNYTPEKADGSIDPKKAISIAESFEISRQFWSYLVQENKVPSPDNFIKSVPHMSFVWGDKNVEYLKKRFEALQSNPIFSQMEFSTDFEKLKQWMPLVMEGREATEKLAATHMEIGTDVNFGALTRSMFNYLEKLDGVSLYFNHEVKKLRQREDKSWRIKITDLTTGQTRKAYTKFVFIGAGGGSLPLLEKANVPEGNGYGGFPVSGQWLKCTNPEVIAKHQAKVYGKASVGAPPMSVPHIDTRVIDGEKALLFGPFAGFSTRFLKNGSYLDLPLSIKANNLIPMLSAGFHNIPLTRYLIEQVSQSPKDRMKALREYLPTARSKDWKLEKAGQRVQVIKKDEKEGGVLEFGTEVINTHDGTLAVLLGASPGASTAVAIMVDLISRCFTDQLKTPEWQAKMKSMIPSYGQTLNDKPELLKELRKHTSEVLKLNN
- a CDS encoding FUSC family protein; protein product: MFDRISKFTNSTSFLNASKVTIASVVPVLILNFLGHFEIGFTIALGAFYTYPSDVPSSLGHKIKGLIVASFIVSGVNLLVNLAYPYPYLFYPFLGLLLFLCSMISVYGQRATLVSFSALLSISLSFGHLHEGWEAFEYSGFIFIGGILYLIVSLVFHFVQPYKYVELQIAEGIKLTAKYLKLRGDLWSPEANRQKIIEKQLATQVDLNLIHEDLRRMLIGNQNASATTSQNRKMLLVFITLVEIQELALYTSFDHSKLHEKFAKHPDVLRTYQNVAYKLASTLKKLSKNVHNISVYVDKNDLKNELDALEFAIFDYEKTLGKEEAAEGVLMLTNMLKYAKNQVGKIKIIQRAFSLAMQSFKLKDKDKELEKFLTPQYYPLRTLIENLSFSSSIFRHSVRLTITILIGFTIGQFLAFQNVYWILLTIVVIMRPGYGLTKERSYNRIFGTILGGLLAFGIVSVIQNHVALSILSIICMLLGISFTQINYKISATFVTMYVVFIYGILTPDVVEVIQFRVLDTLAGATLAFLANQFLWPAWEFINTPIHIENSIRANRNYLKEIADFYNKKGEIPTSYRLARKNAFVEIGNLMTSFQRMMQEPKSKQKTLPLVNKLVVLNHSILSALASLSTYIQSHQTTSASESFNYIIKTILSNLDHSISILRNEVILTDTFFDKEDVTLQFEELKRVNFTRLIKDDELDKETRQAKMQEAQMVIEQLIWMSNLAEKILKITEEFKATNPD